A genome region from Hoplias malabaricus isolate fHopMal1 chromosome 8, fHopMal1.hap1, whole genome shotgun sequence includes the following:
- the ppm1ba gene encoding protein phosphatase 1B gives MGAFLDKPKTEKHNAHGEGNGLRYGLSSMQGWRVEMEDAHTATVGLPHGLDDWSFFAVYDGHAGSRVANYCSKHLLEHIVAAGSAEELRRAGAPSPDTPVVEAVKSGIRAGFLRIDEHMRSFTDLRNGMDRSGSTAVAVLLSPEHLYFINCGDSRALLCRNAQVCFSTLDHKPCNPREKERIQNAGGSVMIQRVNGSLAVSRALGDYDYKCVEGKGPTEQLVSPEPEVFEIVRSEAEDEFVVLACDGIWDVMSNEELCAFIRARLEVSDDLEKVCNEVVDTCLHKGSRDNMSVVLVCFPNAPKVSEEAVKKDAEVDKFLESRVEELIEKAGEEGIPDLVHIMRNLATENIPNLPPGGGLASKHSVIEAVYNRLNPQREEDGNGADLEDPW, from the exons ATGGGGGCGTTCCTGGACAAGCCCAAGACGGAGAAACACAATGCTCATGGCGAGGGCAATGGCCTGCGCTACGGCCTTAGCAGCATGCAGGGTTGGCGGGTGGAGATGGAGGATGCTCACACTGCCACGGTAGGCTTACCTCATGGTCTGGACGACTGGTCCTTCTTCGCTGTGTACGATGGGCATGCAGGCTCTCGTGTGGCCAATTACTGCTCCAAGCACCTGCTTGAGCACATTGTGGCAGCTGGGTCAGCGGAAGAGCTTCGGCGAGCTGGTGCTCCTTCACCTGACACACCAGTTGTGGAGGCTGTGAAGAGCGGCATCCGTGCAGGCTTCCTGCGCATTGACGAGCATATGCGCAGCTTTACTGACCTGCGCAACGGTATGGATCGCAGTGGCTCTACTGCCGTGGCTGTTCTGCTGTCCCCTGAGCACTTATACTTCATTAACTGTGGCGACTCCCGGGCATTACTGTGCCGTAATGCTCAAGTGTGCTTCTCCACGTTGGACCACAAGCCGTGCAACCCACGTGAGAAAGAGCGCATCCAGAACGCTGGTGGCTCAGTCATGATTCAGCGGGTCAATGGCTCGCTGGCTGTGTCCCGGGCTCTCGGCGACTATGACTATAAGTGCGTGGAAGGCAAAGGCCCCACGGAGCAGTTGGTGTCCCCCGAGCCTGAGGTGTTTGAGATTGTGCGTTCCGAGGCTGAGGACGAGTTTGTGGTGCTGGCCTGTGATGGCATCTGGGACGTGATGAGCAACGAGGAGCTGTGCGCCTTCATACGTGCTAGGCTGGAGGTGTCTGATGACTTGGAAAAAGTGTGCAATGAGGTGGTGGATACGTGTCTACATAAG GGAAGTCGAGATAACATgagtgttgtgttagtgtgttttccaaatGCACCCAAAGTGTCAGAGGAGGCAGTAAAGAAAGATGCAGAGGTGGATAAGTTTCTTGAATCACGTGTGGAAG AGCTCATAGAGAAAGCAGGTGAAGAGGGCATTCCTGATCTGGTACATATCATGAGAAACCTCGCCACAGAGAACATCCCAAACCTCCCACCAGGGGGAGGCCTTGCCAGCAA GCACAGTGTTATTGAGGCTGTGTATAACCGTCTCAATCCACAAAGAGAGGAAGATGGG AATGGTGCAGACCTCGAGGACCCCTGGTAG